The Ziziphus jujuba cultivar Dongzao chromosome 7, ASM3175591v1 genome includes a region encoding these proteins:
- the LOC107424978 gene encoding leucine-rich repeat receptor-like serine/threonine-protein kinase BAM1 — protein MRLLLLLLLFLHLHLHDRRSLAAHIPEYRALLSFKSFITDDPQSALASWNSSTSHCNWTGVTCDSHRHVTAVDLSGLNLSGTLSSDLGRLPFLSNFSVASNQFSGPIPPEISEIPGLRLLNLSNNVFNGTFPPQFSELKNLQVLDLYNNNMTGDLPLVVTEMPSLRHLHLGGNFFAGSIPAVYGRWEFLEYLAVSGNELTGPIPPEIGNLTKLKELYIGYYNSYDGGLPAEIGNLSELVRFDGANCNLSGEIPPEIGKLQKLDTLFLQVNAFSGPLTPQLGNLNSLKSMDLSNNVFSGEIPESFAQLKNLTLLNLFRNKLHGAIPEFIGDLPQLEVLQLWENNFTGNIPQGLGRNGKLQLLDLSSNKLTGTLPPDMCSGNHLHTLITLGNFLFGPIPESLGECKSLSRIRMGENFLNGSIPKGLFGLSELTQVELQDNLLAGEFPETNTIALNLGQISLSNNQLSGSLPPTIGNFSGVQKLLLDGNKFSGRIPPEIGRLQQLSKIDFSHNKFSGPIAPEISQCKLLTFVDLSRNNLSGEIPNEITGMRILNYLNLSRNHLVGSIPPSIATMQSLTSVDFSYNNFSGLVPGTGQFSYFNYTSFLGNPDLCGPYLGPCRDGVTNDTHQAHVKGSLSASLKLLLVIGLLLCSIAFAVAAIIKARSLKKASESRAWKLTAFQRLDFTVDDVLDCLKEDNIIGKGGAGIVYKGAMPNGDNVAVKRLPAMSRGSSHDHGFNAEIQTLGRIRHRHIVRLLGFCSNHETNLLVYEYMPNGSLGEVLHGKKGGHLHWDTRYKIAVEAAKGLCYLHHDCSPLIVHRDVKSNNILLDSSFEAHVADFGLAKFLQDSGTSECMSAIAGSYGYIAPEYAYTLKVDEKSDVYSFGVVLLELVSGRKPVGEFGDGVDIVQWVRKMTDSNKEGVLKILDPRLPSVPLHEVMHVFYVAMLCVEEQAVERPTMREVVQILTELPKSPSSKQGDSTITESPPAPPPAATTAFESPAMTTKDSKDNQQHPPQSPPPDLLSI, from the exons ATGCgactcctccttctccttcttctttttctccacctccacctccacgACCGCCGTTCCCTCGCCGCTCACATTCCCGAATACCGAGCACTCCTCTCCTTCAAATCCTTCATCACCGATGACCCGCAATCCGCTCTTGCCTCCTGGAACAGCTCCACTAGCCATTGCAATTGGACCGGCGTCACGTGCGATTCCCATCGGCACGTGACCGCGGTCGACCTTTCCGGCCTTAACCTCTCCGGGACCCTTTCTTCCGACCTGGGTCGCCTTCCTTTCCTCTCCAACTTCTCCGTCGCTTCCAACCAGTTTTCCGGTCCAATCCCGCCTGAGATCTCCGAGATTCCTGGCCTCCGACTCCTCAACCTTTCCAACAATGTCTTCAACGGCACCTTCCCGCCTCAGTTCTCGGAGCTCAAGAACCTCCAGGTTCTTGACCTCTACAACAACAACATGACTGGGGATTTGCCTCTCGTTGTGACGGAAATGCCCAGCCTTCGCCATTTGCATCTAGGTGGGAACTTTTTCGCCGGCAGTATTCCGGCTGTGTATGGCCGGTGGGAGTTTCTAGAATACTTGGCGGTTTCCGGCAATGAGCTTACCGGTCCGATACCGCCGGAGATCGGAAACCTCACGAAGCTTAAGGAGCTCTACATTGGGTACTACAATAGCTACGACGGTGGTTTGCCGGCGGAGATTGGAAACCTTTCCGAACTTGTTCGTTTCGATGGGGCAAACTGTAATTTGTCCGGTGAGATCCCACCTGAGATTGGAAAGCTTCAGAAGCTCGACACTCTGTTTCTTCAAGTGAATGCCTTCTCTGGGCCTTTGACACCTCAGCTTGGGAACTTGAACAGCTTGAAATCCATGGACTTGTCGAACAACGTGTTTTCCGGTGAGATACCTGAGTCATTCGCACAGCTTAAGAACTTGACACTCTTGAACCTTTTCAGAAACAAGCTTCACGGAGCCATTCCGGAGTTTATCGGAGATTTACCTCAGCTTGAAGTTTTGCAGCTATGGGAGAACAACTTCACCGGAAATATTCCACAGGGTCTGGGTAGGAACGGTAAGCTTCAGCTTCTGGATCTTTCTTCGAACAAATTGACGGGCACTCTTCCTCCTGACATGTGTTCCGGTAACCATCTTCACACTCTGATTACTCTGGGAAATTTCTTGTTCGGTCCGATCCCTGAATCGCTTGGAGAGTGTAAGTCGTTGAGTAGGATTCGAATGGGCGAGAATTTTCTCAACGGGTCGATTCCAAAGGGTCTTTTTGGTTTATCTGAGCTCACTCAGGTTGAGTTGCAGGACAATCTTCTCGCCGGAGAGTTCCCAGAAACCAATACGATTGCGTTAAATCTCGGTCAGATTAGTCTCTCGAACAATCAGCTCTCTGGGTCTCTACCACCGACAATAGGCAACTTCTCCGGTGTTCAGAAGCTTCTTCTCGATGGAAACAAGTTCTCCGGGAGAATACCACCTGAGATTGGGAGGTTACAGCAGCTTTCCAAAATCGACTTCAGTCACAACAAATTCTCGGGTCCAATCGCGCCGGAGATTAGCCAATGCAAGCTTCTAACATTCGTTGATCTTAGCCGAAACAATCTTTCCGGCGAGATACCGAACGAGATTACCGGCATGAGGATATTGAACTACCTCAACCTTTCCCGAAACCATCTAGTCGGTAGCATTCCACCATCTATAGCCACTATGCAGAGCTTAACATCTGTTGATTTTTCATACAACAATTTCTCTGGTTTGGTTCCTGGTACTGGTCAATTCAGCTACTTCAACTACACTTCGTTTCTTGGCAATCCCGATCTATGCGGTCCGTATTTGGGTCCGTGCAGAGATGGGGTTACCAATGACACCCATCAAGCTCATGTGAAAGGTTCGCTCTCTGCTTCTTTGAAGCTCCTTCTTGTCATTGGATTGCTTCTGTGCTCTATAGCATTCGCAGTTGCAGCTATTATCAAAGCCAGGTCATTGAAGAAAGCCAGCGAGTCTCGCGCTTGGAAATTGACTGCTTTCCAGCGCTTGGACTTCACTGTGGATGATGTTTTAGATTGCTTGAAAGAGGACAATATTATAGGCAAAGGAGGTGCCGGAATTGTCTATAAGGGGGCTATGCCGAACGGGGATAATGTGGCCGTGAAAAGACTTCCGGCGATGAGCCGAGGGTCTTCCCACGACCATGGATTCAATGCTGAGATTCAAACTTTGGGTAGGATCAGACACCGTCATATTGTTAGATTGTTGGGTTTCTGTTCAAACCATGAAACAAATCTTCTGGTTTATGAGTACATGCCTAATGGAAGCTTAGGTGAGGTCCTCCATGGTAAGAAAGGTGGTCACTTGCATTGGGATACAAGGTATAAGATTGCTGTAGAGGCTGCAAAGGGTCTTTGCTATCTCCACCATGATTGCTCGCCACTAATTGTCCATCGAGATGTGAAATCGAACAATATCCTTCTTGATTCAAGTTTTGAAGCTCATGTTGCTGATTTTGGCCTTGCCAAGTTCCTGCAGGACTCGGGGACATCCGAATGCATGTCGGCCATTGCTGGTTCTTATGGATATATTGCACCAG AATATGCCTACACCTTGAAGGTTGATGAGAAGAGCGATGTTTATAGCTTTGGTGTGGTGCTTTTAGAACTTGTTAGTGGAAGAAAACCAGTTGGTGAATTCGGAGATGGGGTGGACATAGTTCAATGGGTTAGGAAAATGACAGATTCCAACAAGGAAGGAGTTCTCAAAATCCTAGACCCAAGACTACCTTCAGTTCCACTCCATGAAGTAATGCATGTATTCTATGTAGCAATGCTCTGTGTTGAAGAACAAGCAGTGGAAAGACCCACAATGCGTGAAGTTGTTCAAATTCTAACAGAGCTCCCAAAATCACCAAGCTCAAAACAAGGTGACTCAACAATCACGGAGTCACCACCAGCACCACCACCAGCAGCTACCACCGCCTTCGAATCCCCGGCTATGACAACCAAAGATTCGAAAGACAATCAACAGCATCCGCCGCAATCGCCTCCACCTGATCTTCTCAGCATTTGA
- the LOC132804469 gene encoding uncharacterized protein LOC132804469 — MNVTEVEHAYIGNLALDVHHDSTPYNVAPAVRDKPPQASHDEKDEGIPLTRSGISKKRKEASVEIMGKGGRRRMGHKPTDQPSSSTAGVAAHVHVEPSTPSQPPTTPSHDEVPLRERLTILEGEVASVRQDVKDLRIAMLREFASLDTKLDKLMKHQGVGVSADGLGDGMDGQGDENKEEYGPDATPVDRQSQPYVDDDAGPSVTIIEKVSPSKFPAGRRARKVAAAKQNIDIWRRDRKAAAAITTPYSVGGLRKKLQRTLPGASSTLKFDPYKPVPTRLVKNFDKFMKSGWASKVDMDILTAGKDFFQLLINSEKWLNHDHMEVLPYLFRVRANQFPDIFYPTFEVLDGGFWLLIPLNKLNIHWVVGHVDLKERRMTVYDSDKAAYKKLEVALRVFV; from the exons atgaatgtgactgaagttgagcatgcatatatcggcaacttggcattggatgtacatcatgacagtactccatacaatgttgcacctgctgttcgagacaagccaccacaggcaagtcatgatgaaaaagatgaaggtatTCCACTTACAAGAAGTGGAATAAGTAAGAAACGGAAAGAGGCGTCTGTAGAAATTATGGGAAAAGGAGGGAGGCGGCGAATGGGACATAAGCCGACAGACCAGCCTTCTTCATCGACTGCAGGAGTTGCTGCTCATGTTCATGTTGAACcatcgactccatcccaacctccaacgactccatcccatgatgag gtacctttgagagagagattaacaatccttgaaggcgaagtggctagtgtacggcaagacgttaaggatttacgaatcgccatgcttagagagtttgcaagtttggacaccaagcttgataagttaatgaagcaccaaggagtgggagttagtgctgacgggttgggagatgggatggacggtcaaggggatgaaaataaagaagagtatGGTCCCGATGCGACCCCCGTTGATAGACAGTCACAGCCATATGTTGACGACGATGCAGGACCAAGTGTTACGATTATTgagaaagtgtctccatcaaagtttcctgccgggagacgtgcaagaaaggtagcagctgctaagcaaaacatagatatttggaggagggataggaaggcggcagcagctattacaactccttatagtgtcggaggcttgcggaaaaaactacagcgcactttacctggtgcatcttctactttgaagttcgacccatacaaaccagtacctacgcgacttgtaaaaaattttgacaaatttatgaAGTCTGGTTGGGCAtcaaaggttgatatggacattttgactgcgggtaaagactttttccagttgcttataaacagtgagaagtggctgaatcacgat catatggaagtcctgccttacctatttcgtgtacgtgccaatcaatttcctgatattttttatcctacTTTTGAGGTgctagatggaggattttgg ttgttgattccactaaacaagctcAACATACATTGGGtggtagggcacgtggacttaAAAGAGCGTCGCATGACTGTATATGATTCAGATAAGGCTG CCTATAAGAAGTTAGAAGTAGCTTTGAGAGTGTTTGTATAA
- the LOC107425017 gene encoding probable hexokinase-like 2 protein, with protein sequence MRKQVVVAVASTAAAVVVIAAMARQWKRRKERQWKRTQRILRQFARDCATPVQRLWLVADDLVHHMEASLASDATVTGTSLKMLVSYLDFLPAGDEEGLYYGVNLRGSNFLILCARLEGKNVPISDIEREEISIPSNLMDGTTQELFDFIAVALEKFVAEHPENKNETPEKELGFIVSYPVNQAVLSLGTAIKWNIFSADDTVGKELVNNINRALEKHGVTNLRVSAMVDDTVGHLAGGRYYNRESVAAVSLGMGTNAAYVEPAEAVSHWHGPSPKSGEMVININWGDFSSPHLPRTEFDACLDAESSNPGCRIFEKLISGMYLGEIVRRVLLKMAQETALFGETVPLKLTIPYQLRSPDVASMHQDTSEDYKVIDEKLNEVFGISNSSLLAREVVSEVCDIVAERAARLAGSGIVGIIKKQGRIQNRKSVVTVEGGLYEHYRVFRNYLNSSVWEMLGNQLSDNVVIEHSHGGSGTGAVFLAASQKKKSVS encoded by the exons ATGAGGAAGCAGGTGGTGGTGGCAGTGGCAAGCACGGCGGCAGCAGTGGTAGTGATAGCGGCCATGGCAAGGCAGTGGAAAAGGAGGAAGGAGAGACAGTGGAAGAGAACGCAGAGAATTCTGCGCCAATTCGCGAGGGACTGTGCGACTCCGGTGCAGAGGCTGTGGCTGGTGGCTGACGATTTGGTTCATCATATGGAAGCCTCTCTTGCCTCAGATGCAACAGTGACAGGGACTTCCCTCAAGATGCTGGTTTCCTACCTTGATTTTCTCCCAGCTGG AGATGAGGAAGGACTGTATTATGGAGTCAATTTGCGAGGATCCAATTTCTTGATATTGTGTGCTAGACTTGAAGGCAAAAATGTACCCATTTCTGATATTGAAAGGGAGGAGATTTCCATTCCTTCCAATTTGATGGATGGTACTACTCAG GAACTGTTTGATTTTATTGCGGTGGCGCTGGAAAAGTTTGTTGCAGAGCATCCAGAGAACAAGAATGAAACACCAGAGAAGGAACTGGGTTTTATAGTGTCATATCCAGTGAACCAAGCCGTGTTGTCCCTCGGAACCGCCATCAAATGGAACATTTTCTCAGCTGATGACACT GTTGGAAAGGAATTGGTAAACAACATCAATCGAGCTCTAGAGAAACACGGTGTGACAAACTTGCGCGTTTCCGCAATG GTTGATGATACTGTTGGTCATCTGGCTGGAGGTAGATACTATAACAGAGAAAGTGTTGCTGCAGTGTCTCTTGGAATGGGCACGAATGCTGCTTATGTAGAACCAGCAGAAGCAGTTTCACATTGGCATGGTCCATCACCCAAGTCAGGCGAGATG GTAATCAACATCAACTGGGGAGATTTCAGTTCACCTCATCTTCCAAGAACCGAATTCGATGCTTGTTTAGATGCTGAAAGTTCAAACCCCGGTTGCAGG ATATTCGAAAAGCTAATTTCAGGAATGTATCTGGGTGAAATTGTGAGGAGAGTTTTACTAAAAATGGCGCAGGAAACAGCATTATTTGGAGAGACTGTCCCATTGAAACTTACTATTCCTTATCAATTAAG ATCACCTGATGTGGCTTCAATGCACCAAGATACATCAGAGGATTACAAAGTGATTGATGAAAAACTGAATGAAGTGTTTGGG ATCAGCAATTCATCTCTGTTGGCTAGAGAAGTTGTATCAGAGGTTTGTGACATTGTTGCGGAACGTGCAGCTCGACTAGCTGGATCTGGAATAGTTGGGATCATCAAGAAGCAAGGAAGAATACAGAACAGGAAAAGTGTTGTTACAGTGGAAGGTGGGCTATATGAGCATTACAGGGTGTTTAGAAATTACCTGAACAGCAGTGTTTGGGAAATGCTTGGAAATCAACTCTCAGACAATGTGGTGATTGAACATTCTCATGGTGGTTCAGGAACTGGTGCTGTATTCCTTGCAGCCTCACAAAAGAAGAAATCTGTTTCATAA